Proteins encoded together in one uncultured Desulfosarcina sp. window:
- a CDS encoding (Fe-S)-binding protein: MWLLYAWMNGKIEPGKRFQEIMFSCASCRNCVEHCTLPKIKDHLLDAFTAGKEELVNLGTVPSSVRDCLTHAYSHGNLYGIPPKKWDDWANGLDIETYSGQDYLFYVGDAGSFDPRGQIIAASVASLLKKGGISFGILGKEERCDGNDVKAMGEKELFAHLVEQNMKRFHARDVKKIITLSPHAYNTMKNDYPLEGVSVFHYSQIFERIIDHFTFTPPDSAVTVTFHDSCYLGRHNMEYASARRVLGKIPGIALVEMDRCFQNAFCCCGGGGNVFTDILGGGPESPSAKRIHEASETGAQILAVTCPVCATMFEDAVKSGNLENRLQIKELSEIITERLL, from the coding sequence ATGTGGCTTCTTTATGCGTGGATGAACGGGAAAATCGAACCCGGGAAACGATTTCAGGAAATCATGTTCTCATGTGCCTCCTGCAGAAATTGTGTAGAGCATTGTACACTTCCAAAAATCAAGGACCATCTGCTTGATGCATTTACAGCGGGAAAGGAAGAACTTGTTAACCTGGGAACCGTGCCGTCTTCTGTCAGGGATTGCCTGACCCATGCCTACAGCCATGGGAATCTGTACGGAATTCCGCCCAAAAAGTGGGACGACTGGGCAAACGGTCTTGATATCGAGACTTATTCCGGCCAGGATTATCTCTTTTACGTAGGTGATGCCGGAAGCTTTGATCCGCGGGGACAGATAATCGCCGCATCTGTTGCCTCCCTGTTAAAAAAAGGGGGTATTTCATTTGGTATTCTCGGAAAAGAGGAACGCTGTGACGGCAACGATGTCAAGGCCATGGGAGAAAAGGAATTGTTCGCCCACCTTGTTGAACAGAATATGAAACGATTTCATGCCCGCGACGTAAAAAAAATTATCACGCTTTCCCCCCATGCCTATAATACCATGAAAAATGACTATCCCCTTGAAGGGGTAAGTGTCTTCCACTATTCCCAGATCTTTGAAAGAATCATCGATCATTTCACATTTACCCCCCCAGATTCGGCCGTTACGGTCACCTTTCACGATTCCTGTTATCTCGGGCGGCACAATATGGAATATGCGTCGGCAAGAAGGGTGCTGGGCAAAATCCCTGGCATTGCTCTCGTTGAAATGGACCGTTGTTTTCAAAATGCTTTTTGCTGCTGCGGCGGCGGTGGAAATGTGTTTACGGATATTTTAGGCGGAGGACCGGAGAGCCCTTCTGCAAAGAGAATTCATGAAGCATCGGAAACAGGGGCTCAAATTCTCGCGGTGACATGCCCGGTATGTGCAACCATGTTTGAGGATGCGGTAAAATCAGGCAATCTGGAGAATCGTCTTCAAATCAAAGAACTATCTGAAATAATAACTGAAAGGCTTTTATGA
- a CDS encoding tetratricopeptide repeat protein: MKNDHEHILEQATLAHQEGRLADAEKAYLEVLSESPDSGSVLNALGTVFLDQAKPDQAKKVFEKAANLTPPDLSACYNLGRLKQMEGDDKGAITIYRDIVKQQPRFGLAWNNMGVAFREIGEPEEAISCFRRAVAFSPDMAEAWNNLGVAQDEFHMTENASNSYQKAIELQPDYASAHFNLGVSLQKLGRFEAAANHYKKVLEIKPGDEAANFMLQSLGTSTTPDAAPAQHVRRIFDQCAGTFEKTLVNDLEYRTPELLFNLVRPHLQKDLTVLDLGCGTGLGSQFYRPYAKNLIGVDVSSKMLQKASEKNVYDDLIVFDVLQDWSFDQPFDLIYSSDVFVYFGNLDSIMRSASSHLVRGGMIAFSVEKLEGDSTEYRLFPSGRYAHSQQYIRNCLKHHGFTPIEETDASIRKQSGDEVKGLLIVAQKG, encoded by the coding sequence ATGAAAAACGATCACGAACACATTCTCGAACAAGCGACTCTGGCCCACCAGGAAGGCAGGCTTGCCGATGCGGAAAAAGCCTATCTGGAGGTATTGAGCGAAAGTCCGGATTCGGGATCGGTGCTGAACGCACTTGGAACGGTCTTTTTAGATCAGGCAAAACCGGATCAGGCAAAAAAAGTTTTTGAAAAAGCCGCCAACCTAACGCCTCCCGATCTGTCGGCCTGCTATAATTTGGGCCGGCTCAAGCAGATGGAGGGAGACGACAAAGGGGCGATAACCATTTACAGGGACATCGTTAAGCAACAGCCCCGGTTTGGTTTGGCATGGAACAATATGGGGGTGGCTTTCCGTGAAATCGGCGAGCCGGAGGAGGCCATCTCCTGCTTTCGAAGAGCTGTGGCATTTTCTCCTGATATGGCGGAGGCATGGAACAACCTGGGCGTGGCCCAGGATGAATTTCATATGACTGAGAACGCCTCCAACTCATACCAGAAGGCGATTGAATTACAGCCGGATTATGCGTCCGCCCATTTCAATCTCGGCGTCTCTTTACAAAAACTCGGACGATTCGAAGCAGCAGCGAACCATTACAAAAAAGTGCTGGAGATCAAGCCGGGCGATGAGGCAGCGAACTTCATGCTCCAGAGCCTGGGGACCTCGACAACACCCGATGCCGCACCGGCGCAGCATGTTCGCAGGATTTTCGATCAGTGTGCCGGAACGTTTGAAAAAACCCTGGTCAACGATCTGGAATACAGGACCCCTGAACTTCTGTTCAACCTCGTTCGCCCGCACCTGCAAAAGGATCTGACGGTTCTGGATCTTGGATGCGGCACCGGTTTGGGCTCGCAATTCTACCGGCCTTATGCAAAAAACCTGATCGGTGTCGATGTGTCGTCCAAGATGCTCCAGAAGGCTTCGGAGAAAAATGTCTACGACGATCTCATCGTCTTTGACGTCCTTCAGGACTGGTCGTTCGACCAACCATTCGATCTTATTTACAGCTCTGACGTATTTGTCTATTTCGGGAATCTGGATTCGATCATGCGATCGGCATCATCCCATCTTGTTCGCGGAGGGATGATTGCCTTTTCAGTTGAGAAATTGGAAGGTGACAGCACAGAATATCGACTGTTTCCCAGTGGACGTTATGCCCATTCTCAACAGTATATAAGGAACTGCCTGAAACATCATGGATTCACGCCCATTGAGGAGACCGACGCCTCTATCCGCAAGCAGTCCGGGGATGAAGTCAAAGGATTGCTCATTGTGGCCCAAAAAGGATGA
- a CDS encoding DUF4186 domain-containing protein, with protein MADKISIALTALEKSKFRSRFKLADKDRQYIRGKGIDTIRSHAMDFVTARLAPASPKNEGKQTPMRGHPVFIAQHATATCCRGCLWKWYRIEKGRALDDYEIAFVVALVMRWIVDRCPNG; from the coding sequence ATGGCAGATAAGATTTCAATAGCACTCACCGCCCTCGAGAAATCAAAATTTCGATCCCGGTTCAAATTGGCCGATAAGGACCGGCAATACATCCGGGGCAAGGGCATCGATACCATCCGTTCCCATGCCATGGACTTTGTCACCGCGAGGTTGGCGCCGGCGTCTCCCAAAAACGAGGGCAAGCAGACGCCGATGAGAGGGCATCCGGTATTTATCGCTCAGCATGCGACCGCCACCTGCTGCCGGGGATGCCTTTGGAAATGGTACCGGATTGAAAAGGGGAGGGCGCTTGACGATTATGAAATTGCGTTTGTGGTGGCGTTGGTGATGCGGTGGATAGTGGATCGCTGCCCAAACGGCTAA
- a CDS encoding alpha/beta hydrolase, with protein MHPDRPSNAETQFIEMQGGVAAYTNEGSGPVIVCVHGIPGSTFDFRWLAPALSQNLSVIRIDLPGFGKTPKASHPGPDMDGMARFVLQFIDFMEFDSVSLIGHSLGGAIATQAAAMDERILALVLVSSAGPYSHRGHFPKTYKALLPFARNPVTRPLIVSMGRKALRWAGFHIGNSAETVVTALQCAASINFKRHGETLKELTKPTMVTWAKDDSIVEPRIGEILKEIAPAGPRLQFETGGHNIQKTRAVEMAQMLFPWIQEEVNLFLDRSKSVL; from the coding sequence ATGCATCCCGATCGACCAAGCAACGCAGAAACGCAGTTTATTGAAATGCAAGGAGGTGTGGCCGCCTATACGAATGAAGGCTCCGGGCCGGTGATAGTCTGCGTGCATGGTATTCCAGGATCTACATTCGATTTTCGATGGTTGGCGCCAGCCTTAAGCCAAAATTTAAGCGTAATACGGATCGATCTGCCCGGATTCGGAAAAACGCCAAAAGCATCACATCCAGGTCCGGATATGGACGGCATGGCCCGGTTCGTTTTGCAATTTATCGATTTCATGGAGTTCGATAGCGTCTCTTTGATAGGTCATTCTCTTGGCGGGGCTATCGCAACGCAGGCAGCGGCAATGGATGAACGTATTCTTGCCCTGGTTCTGGTTTCATCGGCCGGCCCATACTCCCATCGCGGTCACTTCCCGAAAACCTATAAAGCCCTGTTGCCATTCGCGCGCAACCCGGTTACTCGTCCCTTAATCGTCTCTATGGGCAGGAAAGCATTGAGATGGGCAGGGTTCCATATTGGAAACTCCGCTGAAACGGTAGTAACGGCTTTACAATGTGCGGCAAGTATTAATTTTAAACGGCATGGCGAGACGCTAAAAGAGTTGACCAAACCGACAATGGTCACCTGGGCGAAGGATGACAGCATCGTTGAACCACGGATAGGCGAAATCCTGAAAGAGATAGCTCCTGCCGGGCCACGCTTGCAATTCGAGACGGGTGGACACAATATTCAAAAAACACGTGCTGTTGAGATGGCCCAAATGCTTTTTCCGTGGATTCAAGAGGAAGTGAATCTATTCCTGGATCGAAGTAAATCCGTTTTATAA
- a CDS encoding amidohydrolase family protein, which produces MSTGDSLRLTYLIAICALWVQMAGMAIASDKRITVFIHASLIPMTSETVIPDQTVVIEGKQILSVGSSSQINTPPNSTVIDCRNAFLMPGLADMHIHFRQGWFDEKKPVSPLKLFLANGVTTVRCFGTRSQRNHYAFAWRKKIETGDLAGPNIIPCGPQLRGHFKENPENIVIRQKYQHYDFIKVYSFVTREEFHSIMSTAKKLDVYVAGHIPFQVGLDGVMAEGMNEIAHIEEFLWEFSDLDRKRYFENEGDWMTYAIQTTFNRFSPLLQLPPEEQEQEIEAMVTALVDRLKAKPIPVCTTLVIDDVIVQKLFDPKRFLEKPENRYLPSNYLERFRIGRDKHQLQFKDGEVFAPFKYLLDKKLLVALKAINTPLLLSTDAGTDGMGIVPGFSLHDELAILVENGFTPYEALAAGTVVASKIVQRMNGWDAFGTIESGKCADLLLLQENPLDDVANARKILGVMAAGRWYDRKAISEMLAIK; this is translated from the coding sequence ATGTCGACCGGCGACTCACTGCGTCTGACATACCTGATCGCCATTTGTGCACTGTGGGTTCAAATGGCCGGAATGGCTATTGCCTCCGACAAAAGAATTACCGTATTTATTCATGCCAGTCTCATTCCCATGACCTCCGAGACTGTAATTCCCGATCAGACCGTGGTCATCGAAGGAAAACAAATTCTCTCAGTCGGGTCTTCCAGCCAAATAAATACCCCGCCCAATTCAACCGTAATTGACTGTCGGAATGCGTTTCTGATGCCCGGCTTGGCCGACATGCATATCCATTTTCGGCAGGGTTGGTTTGATGAGAAAAAACCTGTGTCACCTTTGAAGCTGTTTCTTGCCAATGGTGTCACGACCGTTCGCTGTTTCGGGACGAGAAGTCAAAGAAACCACTATGCTTTTGCATGGCGCAAAAAAATCGAAACCGGTGATCTGGCCGGGCCGAATATAATCCCCTGCGGTCCGCAACTTCGGGGACATTTTAAAGAAAATCCGGAAAACATCGTCATCAGACAAAAATACCAGCACTACGATTTTATTAAGGTTTACTCTTTTGTAACCAGAGAAGAATTCCATTCGATCATGTCTACTGCAAAAAAACTCGACGTATACGTTGCCGGGCACATCCCGTTTCAGGTCGGACTGGATGGCGTTATGGCGGAAGGAATGAATGAAATCGCCCATATCGAAGAGTTCCTGTGGGAGTTTTCCGACCTGGATCGCAAACGGTATTTCGAAAACGAAGGCGATTGGATGACGTATGCGATTCAGACCACGTTCAATCGATTCAGCCCATTGCTTCAGCTTCCTCCCGAGGAACAGGAGCAAGAGATAGAAGCCATGGTGACTGCGCTTGTGGACAGACTCAAAGCAAAGCCGATTCCGGTTTGCACGACGCTGGTCATAGACGATGTGATTGTTCAAAAATTGTTCGACCCGAAGCGTTTTTTAGAAAAACCGGAGAACCGGTACCTGCCGTCAAACTACCTTGAACGGTTTCGCATAGGCCGTGATAAGCATCAATTGCAGTTCAAGGACGGAGAAGTGTTCGCGCCGTTTAAATACCTGCTGGACAAAAAGCTGCTTGTGGCCTTGAAAGCGATAAACACCCCATTGCTGCTTTCGACAGACGCAGGAACCGACGGCATGGGGATCGTGCCGGGGTTCTCCTTGCATGATGAACTCGCGATCCTGGTCGAAAACGGATTTACCCCTTATGAAGCCCTTGCCGCCGGGACTGTTGTGGCATCGAAAATCGTGCAACGAATGAATGGATGGGATGCGTTTGGCACCATTGAGTCGGGAAAATGCGCCGATTTGCTCTTACTTCAGGAAAACCCGCTTGACGATGTCGCCAACGCCCGCAAAATTCTCGGCGTCATGGCTGCCGGCCGGTGGTATGATCGAAAGGCGATCTCGGAAATGTTAGCGATTAAATAA
- a CDS encoding UxaA family hydrolase has translation MSFLGYIRPDGSVGTRNHVLVIPQGLISKSISDFVVGTKTIQTVDHGSGRTAEDRERVARVLIGLGLNPNVDSVIVHAASPGAGYPELAAERLADEIAVSGKRVEVVDPVKEGGIYRAIAKGCQLARMMVYEASKLRREEVGDEHLCVGVKCGYSDTTSGIAGNPAVGYLFDKIVNAGGTTFFGETTEIIGAEQAMAKRAVSPEVATALLDAVAHRENLAKSTGLDIRTINPIPANIKAGLSSLEEKSLGAIYKAGTTPLQGVLQYAERPKGKGLYFVDNWMGAYSIFVGYAAAGANLVMFQLGGGGMAGRDLLEGTPSVVTPFMWCTANPKTYEMTGDNIDFYSGTVIEGTEDPEQAGERLYQTVIDIASGTLSRNETMAYNEPIDLYLEGPRF, from the coding sequence ATGAGCTTTTTAGGTTATATACGGCCTGACGGGTCGGTGGGAACCCGGAACCACGTGCTGGTCATTCCTCAGGGCCTCATCTCCAAGTCGATCAGTGACTTTGTCGTTGGCACCAAGACCATTCAAACGGTGGACCACGGTTCCGGTCGCACCGCTGAGGATCGGGAAAGGGTGGCCCGGGTTCTGATCGGGCTCGGCTTGAACCCCAACGTTGATTCGGTGATCGTGCATGCGGCCAGCCCGGGTGCCGGATATCCGGAACTGGCGGCCGAACGCCTGGCGGATGAAATCGCTGTAAGCGGCAAGCGGGTGGAAGTCGTCGATCCGGTAAAGGAAGGCGGCATCTACCGGGCCATTGCAAAAGGGTGTCAGCTGGCACGGATGATGGTGTACGAGGCATCCAAACTGAGGCGGGAAGAGGTCGGGGACGAACACCTCTGCGTGGGCGTGAAGTGCGGGTATTCCGATACCACCTCCGGCATTGCAGGCAACCCGGCCGTGGGATATCTTTTTGACAAGATCGTCAACGCCGGGGGTACCACTTTCTTTGGCGAAACCACCGAAATCATCGGGGCCGAGCAGGCGATGGCCAAACGGGCGGTAAGCCCGGAGGTGGCCACTGCGCTTCTGGACGCCGTGGCCCATCGGGAAAACCTGGCCAAATCCACCGGTCTGGACATCCGAACCATCAACCCCATCCCGGCCAATATCAAGGCGGGCCTCAGTTCCCTGGAAGAAAAAAGCCTGGGGGCCATTTACAAAGCGGGTACGACACCGCTTCAGGGCGTTCTCCAATACGCGGAGAGGCCGAAAGGAAAGGGGCTGTACTTTGTGGATAACTGGATGGGGGCCTATTCCATTTTTGTTGGATACGCGGCGGCGGGCGCCAATCTTGTCATGTTCCAATTGGGAGGCGGAGGCATGGCCGGCCGCGACCTTTTGGAAGGCACGCCTTCGGTGGTAACACCCTTTATGTGGTGCACCGCCAACCCCAAGACTTACGAAATGACCGGAGACAATATCGATTTTTACTCGGGTACCGTGATCGAAGGAACGGAAGATCCGGAGCAGGCGGGAGAACGGCTCTACCAGACCGTGATCGATATCGCTTCCGGTACGCTTTCACGAAACGAAACCATGGCGTATAACGAACCGATTGACCTGTACCTGGAAGGACCCAGATTCTGA
- a CDS encoding UxaA family hydrolase, translating into MPAKRALIMNPKDNVATTLKEIQSGDTVEIPRGEEVYTVIATEDIPFGFKIAVEDIPKGAMILKYGETIGMASQPIAKGELVHVHNLEGTRARGDLERSKE; encoded by the coding sequence ATGCCCGCGAAACGCGCGCTCATCATGAACCCCAAGGATAATGTGGCAACCACCCTCAAAGAAATCCAATCCGGGGACACGGTAGAGATCCCCCGGGGCGAGGAGGTTTATACCGTGATCGCCACGGAAGACATTCCCTTTGGCTTTAAAATTGCCGTAGAAGACATCCCCAAGGGGGCCATGATCCTGAAATATGGGGAGACCATCGGCATGGCCAGCCAACCGATTGCAAAGGGCGAACTGGTACACGTTCACAACCTGGAAGGCACCCGGGCACGGGGAGACCTGGAAAGGAGTAAAGAATAA
- a CDS encoding FadR/GntR family transcriptional regulator has product MSRTTTKALKFERTPKLVDQVTKFLNDQIESNVYEEGDKLPTENALVEQLGVSRPVIREALSRLIYDGILESRQGSGVMVADSASKITFRLEPFDDSNVTESKNLLELRAILEGDAAFLAAKRRTEDHLKDLEKCLKRIKETSHLDDQSVIEDIKFHESIAIASCNPYLSDFIEFFRNRLKPLFMKTHSIHLHGDTWKFEDHNRIYQAILKKDSEGARNAAIRHIQSAASGLKIKLFD; this is encoded by the coding sequence ATGAGCAGAACGACCACCAAGGCACTTAAATTTGAGCGAACCCCCAAGCTTGTTGATCAGGTCACGAAATTTCTGAATGACCAAATTGAAAGCAATGTGTACGAGGAAGGGGACAAACTGCCGACGGAGAATGCCTTGGTCGAGCAACTCGGCGTCAGCCGCCCGGTTATTCGGGAGGCCCTTTCACGCCTTATCTACGACGGCATTCTTGAATCCAGGCAGGGAAGCGGGGTCATGGTGGCTGACTCGGCGAGCAAAATTACCTTCAGGCTCGAGCCTTTCGACGATTCGAATGTTACGGAATCCAAAAACCTTTTGGAACTTCGGGCCATTCTTGAGGGGGATGCTGCTTTTCTTGCTGCAAAAAGAAGAACAGAGGACCATTTAAAGGATCTGGAAAAATGTTTGAAAAGAATCAAGGAAACCAGTCACCTGGACGATCAGTCGGTAATCGAAGACATCAAGTTTCATGAGTCGATCGCCATTGCGAGTTGTAATCCTTATTTGTCAGATTTTATCGAATTTTTCCGCAACCGCCTGAAACCGTTGTTCATGAAAACGCATAGCATCCATCTTCATGGCGATACCTGGAAGTTCGAAGACCACAATAGGATTTATCAGGCGATTTTAAAAAAGGATTCGGAAGGTGCCCGGAACGCTGCCATCCGCCATATCCAATCGGCAGCATCGGGCCTGAAAATAAAATTATTCGACTGA
- a CDS encoding phosphoglycerate dehydrogenase, with the protein MSPSFGYFTTDGLEYLQTRGYQVDRIAQTAKLTEAEIIEKIGGYDALISGLMPITAAVIENATRLKIITQPGAGVDHIDVNAASEKAITVTNAPGINKDAVAELTFGFFISLARRIPFGDSSVKQGQWPKVVGSLLKGKTLGIIGMGKIGKTVAHLGKAFGMSIVAYDVYKDESYAQANDVRYLELDELMSRSDFISIHVFLSESTRNLIGEKEIALMKPTAFLVNVARGGVVCESSLYNALNKKSIAGAALDVLSQEPPPAHMDLYDLDNVILTPHLGGYAIEVAREIGLICARNIHSFFNGGKLENRVNPESIH; encoded by the coding sequence ATGTCGCCGTCATTCGGCTATTTCACAACCGATGGGTTGGAATATCTCCAGACCCGCGGATACCAGGTGGACAGGATTGCCCAAACCGCGAAACTGACCGAAGCGGAAATCATCGAAAAAATTGGTGGCTATGATGCCCTTATCAGCGGGCTGATGCCGATTACGGCCGCTGTTATCGAAAACGCCACCCGTTTGAAAATCATTACCCAGCCTGGTGCCGGTGTAGATCACATCGACGTCAACGCGGCAAGCGAAAAAGCGATCACGGTGACCAATGCGCCAGGCATCAACAAGGACGCCGTGGCCGAACTGACCTTCGGCTTCTTCATATCCCTGGCCCGCAGGATTCCTTTTGGCGATTCTTCCGTCAAACAGGGGCAGTGGCCCAAGGTGGTGGGATCGCTGCTCAAGGGAAAGACCCTCGGCATCATCGGAATGGGAAAGATCGGCAAAACGGTCGCCCACCTTGGAAAAGCGTTCGGCATGTCGATTGTGGCCTACGATGTATACAAGGACGAAAGCTATGCACAGGCCAACGACGTCCGGTATCTCGAACTGGACGAACTGATGTCCCGGAGCGATTTCATATCCATCCATGTATTTTTGTCCGAGTCCACCCGCAATCTCATCGGCGAGAAAGAGATCGCCCTGATGAAACCGACCGCGTTTCTGGTCAATGTGGCCCGGGGCGGTGTGGTTTGCGAATCTTCGCTGTACAACGCACTGAATAAAAAATCCATCGCCGGGGCCGCCCTGGATGTGCTGTCCCAGGAACCGCCGCCCGCCCACATGGATTTGTACGATCTGGACAATGTCATCCTGACCCCGCACCTGGGTGGCTATGCCATCGAGGTTGCCAGGGAAATCGGACTGATCTGCGCTCGCAACATCCATTCGTTTTTCAACGGAGGGAAATTGGAAAATCGGGTCAATCCCGAGTCGATTCACTGA
- a CDS encoding TAXI family TRAP transporter solute-binding subunit, producing the protein MKNRFYKVTLFTTIVAVCLMNFGMAAAADSDVKLPKMMHWSCYDVGAGAYIQTSAIADGLLKKYGVKVRLMPTGSDTSRILAMKTKRVEMTFLGNGAYFASEGLYDFSTYEWGPQDLRCVIAPPATHCLYTTNTSGVKDVKDLKGRRVAWVIGSPSLNVKTTGYLAFGNLTWDDVEKVEFASFGASLNGLIEGSVDAIGGTTKGGIIKAAASPKGAHLLELYANDTEGWARLKKHAPFLKAVKESKGIDIEENHPKDVAQQRFPMAITYADADADLIYNFLKGVHQSYDVYKNSHQNMPNWEIHLAGSTPADVPFHEGAVRYLKEIGVWTAEDQAWNDARLEHLKKVQAAWENALDKAQEQKIKSNDFPEFWVKERAKALGE; encoded by the coding sequence ATGAAGAACCGATTTTATAAAGTCACCTTGTTTACTACCATCGTTGCGGTCTGTTTGATGAACTTTGGAATGGCAGCAGCTGCGGACAGCGATGTCAAGCTGCCGAAAATGATGCATTGGAGCTGCTATGACGTCGGTGCCGGCGCTTATATTCAGACCTCGGCCATTGCTGACGGGCTGCTGAAAAAGTACGGCGTCAAGGTTCGTCTGATGCCGACGGGTTCCGATACCAGCCGCATCCTGGCGATGAAGACCAAACGGGTCGAAATGACCTTTTTGGGAAATGGCGCATACTTCGCCTCGGAAGGTCTTTACGATTTTTCCACCTATGAATGGGGCCCGCAGGATCTTCGCTGCGTCATCGCACCGCCGGCAACCCACTGTTTATATACGACCAATACCAGCGGCGTCAAAGACGTCAAGGACCTCAAAGGACGCCGGGTAGCATGGGTCATCGGCTCTCCCAGCCTCAATGTGAAAACGACCGGATACCTTGCTTTCGGCAACCTGACCTGGGATGATGTCGAAAAAGTCGAATTCGCCAGCTTCGGGGCTTCGTTGAACGGTCTGATCGAAGGCAGCGTGGATGCCATCGGCGGCACGACCAAGGGCGGCATCATCAAAGCCGCGGCTTCACCGAAAGGCGCGCATCTGCTCGAACTGTACGCAAACGACACCGAAGGCTGGGCCCGTCTGAAAAAGCATGCGCCCTTTCTGAAAGCCGTTAAGGAATCCAAGGGTATCGATATTGAAGAGAATCACCCCAAAGATGTTGCCCAGCAGCGGTTCCCCATGGCCATTACCTATGCCGATGCGGATGCGGATCTGATCTACAACTTTCTCAAAGGGGTTCATCAGAGCTATGACGTATACAAAAATTCCCACCAGAACATGCCGAACTGGGAGATCCACCTCGCCGGTAGTACGCCTGCCGACGTTCCCTTTCATGAAGGCGCCGTTCGCTACTTGAAGGAAATCGGAGTCTGGACGGCCGAGGACCAGGCCTGGAACGATGCCAGACTGGAACATCTGAAAAAAGTCCAGGCCGCGTGGGAAAATGCACTGGACAAAGCCCAGGAGCAGAAGATCAAATCGAACGATTTCCCTGAATTCTGGGTCAAGGAAAGAGCCAAGGCTTTGGGCGAATAA